From a single Brienomyrus brachyistius isolate T26 unplaced genomic scaffold, BBRACH_0.4 scaffold56, whole genome shotgun sequence genomic region:
- the LOC125724455 gene encoding regulation of nuclear pre-mRNA domain-containing protein 2-like isoform X1 has translation MAAESAAESCTSASSATFKSSLDRRFQAVSNTADSIQGLSAWCIENKKHYSLIVRHWMKWLKKSAAAHRLNLFYLANDVIQNCKRKNAIVYRTSFAEVLPQAALLVRESKVRRSVERILTIWSERNIYPQELISDLRASLANKGTPAVPVNPKAPLKAKIVAEFVPQAFRQQLSAYRSSQQVAELKEKQLAALKMDICSTNAFKRLKDKEGGKKFSRDFENDNRKVQEFVGFLEQQVKEGHHLLEWMNNADVFYEMQYREVKIIAKAYTSFASRVSNLKQKLDALKSTLPNLDSSPVPSPLEDAPSPADSESPSHGNGEAVPEPVPRDRGSRCVLGGALSAVGLAHGQWDNRDVEDMELCEGEEPEGTSIIVERHMEKPLPMSAQMLLPARAAKSTHEALPPSAPALTAPLSLANVDLGKISSILSSLTSAMKGAGMGSVPLQSPHSARGPAPAPAAGGSLASLLSRVDTSPQGLLSALSRTQGRGAELQDVPSLQQVPAVGSSPVAPSSGSVSPPVSSSHTSPKDLCSPSGRDCARPLGLEPGAPGDQGKEQEPSPDGSSPPSNLEAKIQKFLQGNPGFALNGSALRGGSPLPIAENAEGTPLRDEEGGTPTQDEEMEQPAAGLAGRGGSGAPAWRAESQQHSQSIETWVTSAPSVGAEAECRQVGIWSSGCSAKGLSSLAAHTGRGAPLPVPKPPCEGRQSAACTGEAPPQHPPSAFFSKPLPPIPTLPPPPLQFLSRPAQGQKYGRPTPPRTEQRAYVGGRSSVVHGGPPPWIGSGMESGQGCPPPPTALSWPRVPPSQLPARSPGPLHPPYGTHSGPTLLPPMRSYFSAPPKRGPPDTPRRPFLPHQH, from the exons CGGCGGCTGCCCACAGGTTAAACCTGTTCTACCTTGCCAACGATGTGATCCAGAACTGCAAGAGGAAAAACGCCATTGTGTACCGCACATCCTTTGCTGAGGTGCTTCCGCAGGCAGCTCTACTGGTGCG GGAGTCAAAGGTGCGCAGGTCTGTGGAGAGGATCCTGACTATCTGGTCCGAGAGGAACATCTACCCCCAGGAGCTGATCTCGGACCTTAGAGCCAGCCTGGCTAACAAAGGGACCCCTGCAG TGCCAGTCAACCCCAAAGCCCCTCTAAAGGCCAAGATTGTAGCAGAATTTGTG CCACAGGCCTTCAGGCAGCAGCTTTCAGCATACAGGAGCTCACAGCAGGTGGCCGAGCTGAAGGAGAAGCAGCTGGCTGCCCTGAAAATGGACATCTGCAGCACCAACGCCTTTAAGAGGCTAAAGG ACAAGGAAGGTGGTAAGAAGTTTTCCAGGGACTTTGagaatgataatagaaaagtacagGAGTTTGTGGGCTTCCTCGAACAGCAAGTGAAGGAAGGGCACCACCTGCTGGAGTGGATGAACAATGCAGATGTATTCTATGAAATGCAGTACAGGGAGGTCAAGATCATCGCAAAA GCCTACACTTCCTTTGCCAGCCGTGTTtcaaacctgaagcagaagctGGATGCTCTCAAGTCAACACTTCCGAATTTAGACAGCTCGCCTGTGCCCTCACCCTTGGAAGATGCGCCATCCCCCGCTGACTCTGAGTCACCTTCCCATGGCAACGGTGAGGCAGTGCCAGAGCCAGTGCCCAGGGATCGTGGGAGCCGCTGTGTCCTGGGAGGCGCCCTGTCAGCGGTTGGCCTTGCACATGGGCAGTGGGACAATAGGGATGTGGAAGACATGGAGCTGTGTGAGGGAGAGGAACCAGAGGGTACATCTATCATAG TTGAGCGGCATATGGAGAAGCCACTCCCCATGAGTGCTCAGATGTTACTGCCAGCCAGGGCGGCTAAAAGCACACATGAAGCTCTGCCTCCCAGTGCCCCTGCACTGACAGCGCCCCTCAGCCTAGCCAACGTGGACCTGGGCAAGATCAGCTCCATCCTCAGCAGCCTCACCTCTGCCATGAAGGGTGCTG GAATGGGTTCTGTCCCTCTCCAGAGCCCCCATTCTGCTCGTGGCCCTGCCCCCGcccctgcagcaggtggctcccTGGCCAGCCTGCTGTCCCGCGTGGACACCAGCCCCCAGGGCCTCCTGAGCGCCCTCTCCAGGACACAGGGCCGTGGTGCCGAGCTGCAGG ATGTGCCGTCCCTTCAGCAGGTTCCAGCTGTGGGCTCCTCCCCTGTGGCCCCAAGCTCTGGGTCTGTGTCACCCCCAGTCAGCAGCAGCCACACTTCCCCTAAGGATTTGTGTTCCCCATCAGGTCGGGACTGTGCCAGGCCACTTGGCCTAGAACCCGGAGCCCCGGGTGACCAAGGCAAGGAGCAGGAGCCCAGCCCCGATGGGTCATCCCCTCCCTCAAATCTGGAAGCCAAAATACAAAAGTTCCTTCAAGGAAACCCTGGCTTTGCTCTGAATGGGTCAGCCTTGCGTGGGGGGAGCCCATTGCCTATCGCTGAGAACGCAGAAGGCACCCCCCTGCGTGACGAAGAGGGAGGAACGCCCACGCAGGACGAGGAGATGGAGCAGCCTGCCGCAGGGCTGGCCGGGCGAGGAGGTAGTGGCGCCCCTGCCTGGCGGGCAGAGTCCCAGCAGCATAGCCAGAGCATTGAGACGTGGGTTACCTCTGCTCCTAGCGTGGGGGCAGAAGCTGAATGCAGACAGGTGGGCATTTGGAGCAGCGGCTGCTCTGCGAAGGGTCTGTCCTCACTGGCTGCGCACACGGGACGGGGTGCTCCCCTACCTGTCCCAAAGCCCCCCTGTGAGGGAAGGCAGTCTGCAGCATGCACAGGTGAAGCCCCACCTCAGCATCCACCATCTGCTTTTTTCAGCAAGCCACTGCCTCCGATTCCCACACTGCCCCCACCACCCCTACAATTCCTTTCCCGTCCTGCCCAGGGCCAGAAGTACGGCAGACCTACTCCCCCTAGAACAGAGCAGAGAGCCTATGTGGGGGGTAGAAGCAGTGTGGTTCATGGAGGCCCTCCTCCCTGGATAGGCAGCGGTATGGAAAGTGGTCaggggtgccccccccctcccactgccCTCTCCTGGCCTAGGGTCCCCCCTTCCCAGTTACCTGCCCGGTCCCCCGGGCCCCTTCACCCTCCCTATGGAACACATTCTGGGCCTACTTTACTCCCACCCATGCGCTCTTATTTTAGTGCCCCCCCCAAAAGGGGGCCACCTGACACCCCCAGGCGACCTTTCTTACCCCATCAGCACTGA
- the LOC125724455 gene encoding regulation of nuclear pre-mRNA domain-containing protein 2-like isoform X2: MAAESAAESCTSASSATFKSSLDRRFQAVSNTADSIQGLSAWCIENKKHYSLIVRHWMKWLKKSAAAHRLNLFYLANDVIQNCKRKNAIVYRTSFAEVLPQAALLVRESKVRRSVERILTIWSERNIYPQELISDLRASLANKGTPAVPVNPKAPLKAKIVAEFVPQAFRQQLSAYRSSQQVAELKEKQLAALKMDICSTNAFKRLKDKEGGKKFSRDFENDNRKVQEFVGFLEQQVKEGHHLLEWMNNADVFYEMQYREVKIIAKAYTSFASRVSNLKQKLDALKSTLPNLDSSPVPSPLEDAPSPADSESPSHGNGEAVPEPVPRDRGSRCVLGGALSAVGLAHGQWDNRDVEDMELCEGEEPEGTSIIVERHMEKPLPMSAQMLLPARAAKSTHEALPPSAPALTAPLSLANVDLGKISSILSSLTSAMKGAGMGSVPLQSPHSARGPAPAPAAGGSLASLLSRVDTSPQGLLSALSRTQGRGAELQDVPSLQQVPAVGSSPVAPSSGSVSPPVSSSHTSPKDLCSPSGRDCARPLGLEPGAPGDQGKEQEPSPDGSSPPSNLEAKIQKFLQGNPGFALNGSALRGGSPLPIAENAEGTPLRDEEGGTPTQDEEMEQPAAGLAGRGGSGAPAWRAESQQHSQSIETWVTSAPSVGAEAECRQVGIWSSGCSAKGLSSLAAHTGRGAPLPVPKPPCEGRQSAACTGLQVPGQ, from the exons CGGCGGCTGCCCACAGGTTAAACCTGTTCTACCTTGCCAACGATGTGATCCAGAACTGCAAGAGGAAAAACGCCATTGTGTACCGCACATCCTTTGCTGAGGTGCTTCCGCAGGCAGCTCTACTGGTGCG GGAGTCAAAGGTGCGCAGGTCTGTGGAGAGGATCCTGACTATCTGGTCCGAGAGGAACATCTACCCCCAGGAGCTGATCTCGGACCTTAGAGCCAGCCTGGCTAACAAAGGGACCCCTGCAG TGCCAGTCAACCCCAAAGCCCCTCTAAAGGCCAAGATTGTAGCAGAATTTGTG CCACAGGCCTTCAGGCAGCAGCTTTCAGCATACAGGAGCTCACAGCAGGTGGCCGAGCTGAAGGAGAAGCAGCTGGCTGCCCTGAAAATGGACATCTGCAGCACCAACGCCTTTAAGAGGCTAAAGG ACAAGGAAGGTGGTAAGAAGTTTTCCAGGGACTTTGagaatgataatagaaaagtacagGAGTTTGTGGGCTTCCTCGAACAGCAAGTGAAGGAAGGGCACCACCTGCTGGAGTGGATGAACAATGCAGATGTATTCTATGAAATGCAGTACAGGGAGGTCAAGATCATCGCAAAA GCCTACACTTCCTTTGCCAGCCGTGTTtcaaacctgaagcagaagctGGATGCTCTCAAGTCAACACTTCCGAATTTAGACAGCTCGCCTGTGCCCTCACCCTTGGAAGATGCGCCATCCCCCGCTGACTCTGAGTCACCTTCCCATGGCAACGGTGAGGCAGTGCCAGAGCCAGTGCCCAGGGATCGTGGGAGCCGCTGTGTCCTGGGAGGCGCCCTGTCAGCGGTTGGCCTTGCACATGGGCAGTGGGACAATAGGGATGTGGAAGACATGGAGCTGTGTGAGGGAGAGGAACCAGAGGGTACATCTATCATAG TTGAGCGGCATATGGAGAAGCCACTCCCCATGAGTGCTCAGATGTTACTGCCAGCCAGGGCGGCTAAAAGCACACATGAAGCTCTGCCTCCCAGTGCCCCTGCACTGACAGCGCCCCTCAGCCTAGCCAACGTGGACCTGGGCAAGATCAGCTCCATCCTCAGCAGCCTCACCTCTGCCATGAAGGGTGCTG GAATGGGTTCTGTCCCTCTCCAGAGCCCCCATTCTGCTCGTGGCCCTGCCCCCGcccctgcagcaggtggctcccTGGCCAGCCTGCTGTCCCGCGTGGACACCAGCCCCCAGGGCCTCCTGAGCGCCCTCTCCAGGACACAGGGCCGTGGTGCCGAGCTGCAGG ATGTGCCGTCCCTTCAGCAGGTTCCAGCTGTGGGCTCCTCCCCTGTGGCCCCAAGCTCTGGGTCTGTGTCACCCCCAGTCAGCAGCAGCCACACTTCCCCTAAGGATTTGTGTTCCCCATCAGGTCGGGACTGTGCCAGGCCACTTGGCCTAGAACCCGGAGCCCCGGGTGACCAAGGCAAGGAGCAGGAGCCCAGCCCCGATGGGTCATCCCCTCCCTCAAATCTGGAAGCCAAAATACAAAAGTTCCTTCAAGGAAACCCTGGCTTTGCTCTGAATGGGTCAGCCTTGCGTGGGGGGAGCCCATTGCCTATCGCTGAGAACGCAGAAGGCACCCCCCTGCGTGACGAAGAGGGAGGAACGCCCACGCAGGACGAGGAGATGGAGCAGCCTGCCGCAGGGCTGGCCGGGCGAGGAGGTAGTGGCGCCCCTGCCTGGCGGGCAGAGTCCCAGCAGCATAGCCAGAGCATTGAGACGTGGGTTACCTCTGCTCCTAGCGTGGGGGCAGAAGCTGAATGCAGACAGGTGGGCATTTGGAGCAGCGGCTGCTCTGCGAAGGGTCTGTCCTCACTGGCTGCGCACACGGGACGGGGTGCTCCCCTACCTGTCCCAAAGCCCCCCTGTGAGGGAAGGCAGTCTGCAGCATGCACAG